A genomic segment from Brienomyrus brachyistius isolate T26 unplaced genomic scaffold, BBRACH_0.4 scaffold118, whole genome shotgun sequence encodes:
- the LOC125727786 gene encoding disks large-associated protein 3-like isoform X7 — protein sequence MKGHHVNQSLSQQASSSCHCVLGDQRSHLQRPGGGAIPHAQAVLLPSDSCHKCTPSLRQVKQGLPSQLDVFYPDGFRTLQYHRSTCRAQRSESPNRIRHLVHSVQRLFNKSHSLEDNATRFDYSYPGPEHQDRVSRGHGVRSSQELGHGEGYCAASQHALRSSRRSRSHERNKNKDSHHQDRDLGLFSSDDNIDADSRGSHGVSRGCQTLDRDVRLRAPKGGCLVCSSMALCKEARPSAYGDAWTSTKVSQAPELPRATSEKLLESHTRTRTTNDKQLGSHTHPRVTSEKLLGNHTHPRTANDKLLESHAPRKATNDKLQESHPHPRTANDKLLGGHPHPRAANDKLQESHPHPRAANDKLLGGHPHPRTANDKLLEGHPHPKETNDKLLESHLHPRVANDKLLGGHPHPRAANDKLLGGHPHPRTAKDTPLEVLQSKALRDVQCRMLPGAYPYESREVSCQRMKHSGYIKAMAEEIHAEPGFLAKAPTKDAAAVQRELSMDHTHPGVRYCCKLCHDLCTKSHSLPKKHVHDRICSHSLCSAQGHSVLDSGFQRVCESGWGDSQSLEALDLPGAFRVRSHSYIRAIQAGVARNDPETGGLRGGVALQAQGKVPPPLPPRKSKPQVRVASQSSTDATQETSTQSRGAVGPRGVTQHAPSLDGLGASARYPTWLRYHSELGAAADGQWPASCSLPQGPGLQQHVGSADILNKNCNLQEAKGSGAADSLLGDVLQRRPASLPQKSLSCSTDGHKCNCRSCISMLVDSSESRAVRELQSIGIQVEENRRPMWFHCSTSLMDQEEIGFSQRSVTPGWGNSPQQTCLDRLHWREPNCHQTSNTGLRSSSDTGLDPGLGLGRSSRQNDAEFYMRLLCVEVERMQGWCQGMQKETEDTQLPEEALYRIRNAVENAQQFMSQKVQHFFQLCQKNLVSAEALAELWELLQLGLEEVRLTFLDLQTLRDSGWRQLSAQDVPPPLPKKPAGGMGVAQAQSLSVRRERSLDGQQHPEAHGKPSPTRQTSSLRQDSATESADDVERFITEGQTRF from the exons ATGAAAGGGCATCACGTGAACCAGAGCCTGTCCCAGCAGGCCTCCAGTTCATGCCACTGTGTGTTAGGGGACCAGCGCAGCCATCTTCAGCGTCCAGGAGGGGGCGCAATCCCCCATGCTCAAGCCGTCCTGTTACCCAGTGACTCCTGCCATAAGTGTACCCCTTCCTTGCGGCAAGTGAAACAAGGTCTGCCGAGCCAGCTGGATGTATTCTATCCAGATGGATTTCGTACTCTACAGTATCACCGGTCAACCTGCAGGGCACAGCGCAGTGAGAGCCCCAACCGCATTCGCCATTTGGTTCATTCTGTCCAGCGTCTCTTCAACAAGTCCCACTCCCTGGAGGACAATGCAACACGGTTTGATTACAGCTACCCTGGCCCCGAGCACCAGGATAGGGTTTCTAGAGGCCATGGGGTCAGGTCCAGCCAGGAGCTTGGGCATGGTGAGGGTTATTGTGCTGCTTCGCAGCATGCTCTGCGTTCCAGTCGGCGTAGTAGAAGCCATGAGCGCAACAAAAACAAAGACTCGCATCACCAGGACAGGGACCTGGGCTTGTTCAGCTCTGATGACAACATAGATGCTGATAGTAGAGGGTCCCATGGGGTCTCCCGGGGTTGCCAAACCTTGGACAGGGATGTGAGGTTGAGAGCCCCCAAAGGAGGGTGCCTGGTCTGCAGCAGCATGGCTCTCTGTAAGGAGGCCAGACCTTCTGCCTATGGAGATGCCTGGACCTCTACAAAAGTCAGTCAGGCACCAGAACTCCCCAGAGCAACCagtgagaagctgctggaaagtCACACACGTACCAGGACAACAAATGACAAGCAACTGGGAAGTCACACACACCCCAGAGTAACCAGTGAGAAGCTACTGGGAAATCACACACACCCCAGAACAGCAAATGATAAGCTACTGGAAAGTCATGCACCTCGAAAGGCAACGAATGACAAGCTACAGGAAAGTCACCCACACCCCAGGACAGCCAATGACAAGCTACTGGGAGGTCACCCACACCCCAGGGCAGCCAATGACAAGCTACAGGAAA GTCACCCACACCCCAGGGCAGCCAATGACAAGCTACTGGGAG GTCACCCACACCCCAGGACAGCCAATGACAAGCTACTGGAAGGTCACCCTCACCCCAAGGAAACCAATGACAAGCTACTGGAAAGTCACCTACACCCCAGGGTAGCCAATGACAAGCTACTGGGAGGTCACCCACACCCCAGGGCAGCCAATGACAAGCTACTGGGAGGTCACCCACACCCCAGGACAGCCAAAGACACACCACTGGAAGTCCTACAGTCAAAG GCTCTCAGGGATGTCCAGTGCAGGATGCTTCCTGGTGCATATCCCTACGAGTCCAGGGAGGTCTCCTGTCAAAGGATGAAGCACAGCGGCTATATCAAAGCTATGGCAGAGGAGATCCATGCAGAACCTGGCTTCCTGGCTAAAGCCCCTACCAAAGATGCTGCTGCAGTCCAGAGAGAGCTTAGTATGGATCACACCCACCCAGGTGTCAG GTATTGCTGTAAACTCTGCCATGATCTTTGCACCAAAAGCCATTCCTTACCAAAGAAACATGTCCACGATCGTATCTGCTCACACTCACTGTGCAGCGCTCAG GGGCACAGTGTGCTGGACAGTGGATTCCAGAGGGTATGTGAGTCTGGGTGGGGGGACTCACAATCACTGGAGGCTTTGGACTTACCGGGAGCATTCCGGGTGAGAAGCCACAGCTACATACGCGCTATCCAGGCAGGCGTGGCCCGAAATGACCCTGAAACTGGTGGACTTAGGGGCGGAGTCG CTCTGCAGGCCCAGGGAAaggttcctcctcctcttccacccCGAAAGTCTAAGCCTCAAGTCAGAgtagcatctcagagcagcacaGATGCCACACAGGAGACCAGCACACAAAGCAGGGGGGCGGTGGGGCCCCGTGGGGTCACACAGCATGCCCCCTCCCTGGATGGCCTGGGGGCCAGCGCAAGGTACCCCACCTGGCTCAGGTACCACTCCGAGTTAGGAGCAGCGGCAGATGGGCAGTGGCCAGCAAGCTGCAGCCTCCCTCAGGGCCCAGGCCTTCAGCAGCATGTCGGGTCTGCTGACATCTTGAATAAGAACTGCAATCTTCAGGAAGCCAAGGGCAGTGGCGCAGCAGACAGTCTGCTGGGTGACGTTCTTCAGAGGAGACCTGCTTCTCTCCCACAGAAGAGCCTGTCCTGTAGCACGGATGGGCACAAGTGCAACTGCAGATCATGCATCAGTATGCTG GTGGACAGTTCAGAGAGCCGAGCAGTGAGGGAGCTTCAGTCCATTGGCATCCAGGTCGAGGAGAACAGGAG GCCCATGTGGTTCCATTGCTCCACCAGCTTGATGGATCAGGAGGAGATTGGCTTCTCCCAAAGAAGTGTGACTCCTGGCTGGGGTAACTCCCCCCAGCAGACTTGTTTGGATCGCCTTCATTGGCGTGAGCCCAACTGTCACCAGACCTCCAACACTGGGCTGAGAAGCAGTTCTGATACGGGTTTGGATCCTGGTTTGGGATTGGGCCGAAGCTCTCGCCAAAATGATGCTGAGTTCTACATGCGTCTGCTCTGTGTGGAGGTGGAGAGGATGCAGGGCTGGTGCCAGGGCATGCAGAAGGAGACTGAGGACACCCAGCTGCCCGAAGAAG CACTTTACCGGATACGTAATGCAGTGGAAAATGCCCAGCAGTTTATGTCTCAGAAAGTCCAGCACTTTTTCCAGCTCTGTCAGAAAAACCTG GTAAGCGCTGAGGCCCTGGCTGAGCtgtgggagctgctgcagctgggTCTGGAGGAGGTACGTCTCACATTCTTGGACCTGCAGACGCTTCGGGACTCGGGCTGGAGGCAGCTTTCTGCCCAG GACGTTCCTCCACCCTTACCAAAGAAGCCAGCTGGAGGCATGGGGGTGGCCCAGGCACAGTCCCTGTCTGTGAGACGGGAGAGATCTCTCGAtggccagcagcaccctgaagcCCACGGGAAGCCATCTCCAACTCGGCAGACTTCCTCCCTGCGCCAGGACTCTGCCACCGAGAGTGCTGATGATGTCGAGCGCTTCATCACAGAGGGACAGACCCGCTTCTGA
- the LOC125727786 gene encoding disks large-associated protein 3-like isoform X4, with translation MKGHHVNQSLSQQASSSCHCVLGDQRSHLQRPGGGAIPHAQAVLLPSDSCHKCTPSLRQVKQGLPSQLDVFYPDGFRTLQYHRSTCRAQRSESPNRIRHLVHSVQRLFNKSHSLEDNATRFDYSYPGPEHQDRVSRGHGVRSSQELGHGEGYCAASQHALRSSRRSRSHERNKNKDSHHQDRDLGLFSSDDNIDADSRGSHGVSRGCQTLDRDVRLRAPKGGCLVCSSMALCKEARPSAYGDAWTSTKVSQAPELPRATSEKLLESHTRTRTTNDKQLGSHTHPRVTSEKLLGNHTHPRTANDKLLESHAPRKATNDKLQESHPHPRTANDKLLGGHPHPRAANDKLQESHPHPRAANDKLLGGHPHPRAANDKLLGGHPHPRTANDKLLEGHPHPKETNDKLLESHLHPRVANDKLLGGHPHPRAANDKLLGGHPHPRTAKDTPLEVLQSKALRDVQCRMLPGAYPYESREVSCQRMKHSGYIKAMAEEIHAEPGFLAKAPTKDAAAVQRELSMDHTHPGVRYCCKLCHDLCTKSHSLPKKHVHDRICSHSLCSAQGHSVLDSGFQRVCESGWGDSQSLEALDLPGAFRVRSHSYIRAIQAGVARNDPETGGLRGGVALQAQGKVPPPLPPRKSKPQVRVASQSSTDATQETSTQSRGAVGPRGVTQHAPSLDGLGASARYPTWLRYHSELGAAADGQWPASCSLPQGPGLQQHVGSADILNKNCNLQEAKGSGAADSLLGDVLQRRPASLPQKSLSCSTDGHKCNCRSCISMLVDSSESRAVRELQSIGIQVEENRRPMWFHCSTSLMDQEEIGFSQRSVTPGWGNSPQQTCLDRLHWREPNCHQTSNTGLRSSSDTGLDPGLGLGRSSRQNDAEFYMRLLCVEVERMQGWCQGMQKETEDTQLPEEALYRIRNAVENAQQFMSQKVQHFFQLCQKNLVSAEALAELWELLQLGLEEVRLTFLDLQTLRDSGWRQLSAQDVPPPLPKKPAGGMGVAQAQSLSVRRERSLDGQQHPEAHGKPSPTRQTSSLRQDSATESADDVERFITEGQTRF, from the exons ATGAAAGGGCATCACGTGAACCAGAGCCTGTCCCAGCAGGCCTCCAGTTCATGCCACTGTGTGTTAGGGGACCAGCGCAGCCATCTTCAGCGTCCAGGAGGGGGCGCAATCCCCCATGCTCAAGCCGTCCTGTTACCCAGTGACTCCTGCCATAAGTGTACCCCTTCCTTGCGGCAAGTGAAACAAGGTCTGCCGAGCCAGCTGGATGTATTCTATCCAGATGGATTTCGTACTCTACAGTATCACCGGTCAACCTGCAGGGCACAGCGCAGTGAGAGCCCCAACCGCATTCGCCATTTGGTTCATTCTGTCCAGCGTCTCTTCAACAAGTCCCACTCCCTGGAGGACAATGCAACACGGTTTGATTACAGCTACCCTGGCCCCGAGCACCAGGATAGGGTTTCTAGAGGCCATGGGGTCAGGTCCAGCCAGGAGCTTGGGCATGGTGAGGGTTATTGTGCTGCTTCGCAGCATGCTCTGCGTTCCAGTCGGCGTAGTAGAAGCCATGAGCGCAACAAAAACAAAGACTCGCATCACCAGGACAGGGACCTGGGCTTGTTCAGCTCTGATGACAACATAGATGCTGATAGTAGAGGGTCCCATGGGGTCTCCCGGGGTTGCCAAACCTTGGACAGGGATGTGAGGTTGAGAGCCCCCAAAGGAGGGTGCCTGGTCTGCAGCAGCATGGCTCTCTGTAAGGAGGCCAGACCTTCTGCCTATGGAGATGCCTGGACCTCTACAAAAGTCAGTCAGGCACCAGAACTCCCCAGAGCAACCagtgagaagctgctggaaagtCACACACGTACCAGGACAACAAATGACAAGCAACTGGGAAGTCACACACACCCCAGAGTAACCAGTGAGAAGCTACTGGGAAATCACACACACCCCAGAACAGCAAATGATAAGCTACTGGAAAGTCATGCACCTCGAAAGGCAACGAATGACAAGCTACAGGAAAGTCACCCACACCCCAGGACAGCCAATGACAAGCTACTGGGAGGTCACCCACACCCCAGGGCAGCCAATGACAAGCTACAGGAAAGTCACCCTCACCCCAGGGCAGCCAATGACAAGCTACTGGGAGGTCACCCACACCCCAGGGCAGCCAATGACAAGCTACTGGGAG GTCACCCACACCCCAGGACAGCCAATGACAAGCTACTGGAAGGTCACCCTCACCCCAAGGAAACCAATGACAAGCTACTGGAAAGTCACCTACACCCCAGGGTAGCCAATGACAAGCTACTGGGAGGTCACCCACACCCCAGGGCAGCCAATGACAAGCTACTGGGAGGTCACCCACACCCCAGGACAGCCAAAGACACACCACTGGAAGTCCTACAGTCAAAG GCTCTCAGGGATGTCCAGTGCAGGATGCTTCCTGGTGCATATCCCTACGAGTCCAGGGAGGTCTCCTGTCAAAGGATGAAGCACAGCGGCTATATCAAAGCTATGGCAGAGGAGATCCATGCAGAACCTGGCTTCCTGGCTAAAGCCCCTACCAAAGATGCTGCTGCAGTCCAGAGAGAGCTTAGTATGGATCACACCCACCCAGGTGTCAG GTATTGCTGTAAACTCTGCCATGATCTTTGCACCAAAAGCCATTCCTTACCAAAGAAACATGTCCACGATCGTATCTGCTCACACTCACTGTGCAGCGCTCAG GGGCACAGTGTGCTGGACAGTGGATTCCAGAGGGTATGTGAGTCTGGGTGGGGGGACTCACAATCACTGGAGGCTTTGGACTTACCGGGAGCATTCCGGGTGAGAAGCCACAGCTACATACGCGCTATCCAGGCAGGCGTGGCCCGAAATGACCCTGAAACTGGTGGACTTAGGGGCGGAGTCG CTCTGCAGGCCCAGGGAAaggttcctcctcctcttccacccCGAAAGTCTAAGCCTCAAGTCAGAgtagcatctcagagcagcacaGATGCCACACAGGAGACCAGCACACAAAGCAGGGGGGCGGTGGGGCCCCGTGGGGTCACACAGCATGCCCCCTCCCTGGATGGCCTGGGGGCCAGCGCAAGGTACCCCACCTGGCTCAGGTACCACTCCGAGTTAGGAGCAGCGGCAGATGGGCAGTGGCCAGCAAGCTGCAGCCTCCCTCAGGGCCCAGGCCTTCAGCAGCATGTCGGGTCTGCTGACATCTTGAATAAGAACTGCAATCTTCAGGAAGCCAAGGGCAGTGGCGCAGCAGACAGTCTGCTGGGTGACGTTCTTCAGAGGAGACCTGCTTCTCTCCCACAGAAGAGCCTGTCCTGTAGCACGGATGGGCACAAGTGCAACTGCAGATCATGCATCAGTATGCTG GTGGACAGTTCAGAGAGCCGAGCAGTGAGGGAGCTTCAGTCCATTGGCATCCAGGTCGAGGAGAACAGGAG GCCCATGTGGTTCCATTGCTCCACCAGCTTGATGGATCAGGAGGAGATTGGCTTCTCCCAAAGAAGTGTGACTCCTGGCTGGGGTAACTCCCCCCAGCAGACTTGTTTGGATCGCCTTCATTGGCGTGAGCCCAACTGTCACCAGACCTCCAACACTGGGCTGAGAAGCAGTTCTGATACGGGTTTGGATCCTGGTTTGGGATTGGGCCGAAGCTCTCGCCAAAATGATGCTGAGTTCTACATGCGTCTGCTCTGTGTGGAGGTGGAGAGGATGCAGGGCTGGTGCCAGGGCATGCAGAAGGAGACTGAGGACACCCAGCTGCCCGAAGAAG CACTTTACCGGATACGTAATGCAGTGGAAAATGCCCAGCAGTTTATGTCTCAGAAAGTCCAGCACTTTTTCCAGCTCTGTCAGAAAAACCTG GTAAGCGCTGAGGCCCTGGCTGAGCtgtgggagctgctgcagctgggTCTGGAGGAGGTACGTCTCACATTCTTGGACCTGCAGACGCTTCGGGACTCGGGCTGGAGGCAGCTTTCTGCCCAG GACGTTCCTCCACCCTTACCAAAGAAGCCAGCTGGAGGCATGGGGGTGGCCCAGGCACAGTCCCTGTCTGTGAGACGGGAGAGATCTCTCGAtggccagcagcaccctgaagcCCACGGGAAGCCATCTCCAACTCGGCAGACTTCCTCCCTGCGCCAGGACTCTGCCACCGAGAGTGCTGATGATGTCGAGCGCTTCATCACAGAGGGACAGACCCGCTTCTGA
- the LOC125727786 gene encoding disks large-associated protein 3-like isoform X8 produces MKGHHVNQSLSQQASSSCHCVLGDQRSHLQRPGGGAIPHAQAVLLPSDSCHKCTPSLRQVKQGLPSQLDVFYPDGFRTLQYHRSTCRAQRSESPNRIRHLVHSVQRLFNKSHSLEDNATRFDYSYPGPEHQDRVSRGHGVRSSQELGHGEGYCAASQHALRSSRRSRSHERNKNKDSHHQDRDLGLFSSDDNIDADSRGSHGVSRGCQTLDRDVRLRAPKGGCLVCSSMALCKEARPSAYGDAWTSTKVSQAPELPRATSEKLLESHTRTRTTNDKQLGSHTHPRVTSEKLLGNHTHPRTANDKLLESHAPRKATNDKLQESHPHPRTANDKLLGGHPHPRAANDKLQESHPHPRAANDKLLGGHPHPRAANDKLLGGHPHPRAANDKLLGGHPHPRTAKDTPLEVLQSKALRDVQCRMLPGAYPYESREVSCQRMKHSGYIKAMAEEIHAEPGFLAKAPTKDAAAVQRELSMDHTHPGVRYCCKLCHDLCTKSHSLPKKHVHDRICSHSLCSAQGHSVLDSGFQRVCESGWGDSQSLEALDLPGAFRVRSHSYIRAIQAGVARNDPETGGLRGGVALQAQGKVPPPLPPRKSKPQVRVASQSSTDATQETSTQSRGAVGPRGVTQHAPSLDGLGASARYPTWLRYHSELGAAADGQWPASCSLPQGPGLQQHVGSADILNKNCNLQEAKGSGAADSLLGDVLQRRPASLPQKSLSCSTDGHKCNCRSCISMLVDSSESRAVRELQSIGIQVEENRRPMWFHCSTSLMDQEEIGFSQRSVTPGWGNSPQQTCLDRLHWREPNCHQTSNTGLRSSSDTGLDPGLGLGRSSRQNDAEFYMRLLCVEVERMQGWCQGMQKETEDTQLPEEALYRIRNAVENAQQFMSQKVQHFFQLCQKNLVSAEALAELWELLQLGLEEVRLTFLDLQTLRDSGWRQLSAQDVPPPLPKKPAGGMGVAQAQSLSVRRERSLDGQQHPEAHGKPSPTRQTSSLRQDSATESADDVERFITEGQTRF; encoded by the exons ATGAAAGGGCATCACGTGAACCAGAGCCTGTCCCAGCAGGCCTCCAGTTCATGCCACTGTGTGTTAGGGGACCAGCGCAGCCATCTTCAGCGTCCAGGAGGGGGCGCAATCCCCCATGCTCAAGCCGTCCTGTTACCCAGTGACTCCTGCCATAAGTGTACCCCTTCCTTGCGGCAAGTGAAACAAGGTCTGCCGAGCCAGCTGGATGTATTCTATCCAGATGGATTTCGTACTCTACAGTATCACCGGTCAACCTGCAGGGCACAGCGCAGTGAGAGCCCCAACCGCATTCGCCATTTGGTTCATTCTGTCCAGCGTCTCTTCAACAAGTCCCACTCCCTGGAGGACAATGCAACACGGTTTGATTACAGCTACCCTGGCCCCGAGCACCAGGATAGGGTTTCTAGAGGCCATGGGGTCAGGTCCAGCCAGGAGCTTGGGCATGGTGAGGGTTATTGTGCTGCTTCGCAGCATGCTCTGCGTTCCAGTCGGCGTAGTAGAAGCCATGAGCGCAACAAAAACAAAGACTCGCATCACCAGGACAGGGACCTGGGCTTGTTCAGCTCTGATGACAACATAGATGCTGATAGTAGAGGGTCCCATGGGGTCTCCCGGGGTTGCCAAACCTTGGACAGGGATGTGAGGTTGAGAGCCCCCAAAGGAGGGTGCCTGGTCTGCAGCAGCATGGCTCTCTGTAAGGAGGCCAGACCTTCTGCCTATGGAGATGCCTGGACCTCTACAAAAGTCAGTCAGGCACCAGAACTCCCCAGAGCAACCagtgagaagctgctggaaagtCACACACGTACCAGGACAACAAATGACAAGCAACTGGGAAGTCACACACACCCCAGAGTAACCAGTGAGAAGCTACTGGGAAATCACACACACCCCAGAACAGCAAATGATAAGCTACTGGAAAGTCATGCACCTCGAAAGGCAACGAATGACAAGCTACAGGAAAGTCACCCACACCCCAGGACAGCCAATGACAAGCTACTGGGAGGTCACCCACACCCCAGGGCAGCCAATGACAAGCTACAGGAAAGTCACCCTCACCCCAGGGCAGCCAATGACAAGCTACTGGGAGGTCACCCACACCCCAGGGCAGCCAATGACAAGCTACTGGGAG GTCACCCACACCCCAGGGCAGCCAATGACAAGCTACTGGGAGGTCACCCACACCCCAGGACAGCCAAAGACACACCACTGGAAGTCCTACAGTCAAAG GCTCTCAGGGATGTCCAGTGCAGGATGCTTCCTGGTGCATATCCCTACGAGTCCAGGGAGGTCTCCTGTCAAAGGATGAAGCACAGCGGCTATATCAAAGCTATGGCAGAGGAGATCCATGCAGAACCTGGCTTCCTGGCTAAAGCCCCTACCAAAGATGCTGCTGCAGTCCAGAGAGAGCTTAGTATGGATCACACCCACCCAGGTGTCAG GTATTGCTGTAAACTCTGCCATGATCTTTGCACCAAAAGCCATTCCTTACCAAAGAAACATGTCCACGATCGTATCTGCTCACACTCACTGTGCAGCGCTCAG GGGCACAGTGTGCTGGACAGTGGATTCCAGAGGGTATGTGAGTCTGGGTGGGGGGACTCACAATCACTGGAGGCTTTGGACTTACCGGGAGCATTCCGGGTGAGAAGCCACAGCTACATACGCGCTATCCAGGCAGGCGTGGCCCGAAATGACCCTGAAACTGGTGGACTTAGGGGCGGAGTCG CTCTGCAGGCCCAGGGAAaggttcctcctcctcttccacccCGAAAGTCTAAGCCTCAAGTCAGAgtagcatctcagagcagcacaGATGCCACACAGGAGACCAGCACACAAAGCAGGGGGGCGGTGGGGCCCCGTGGGGTCACACAGCATGCCCCCTCCCTGGATGGCCTGGGGGCCAGCGCAAGGTACCCCACCTGGCTCAGGTACCACTCCGAGTTAGGAGCAGCGGCAGATGGGCAGTGGCCAGCAAGCTGCAGCCTCCCTCAGGGCCCAGGCCTTCAGCAGCATGTCGGGTCTGCTGACATCTTGAATAAGAACTGCAATCTTCAGGAAGCCAAGGGCAGTGGCGCAGCAGACAGTCTGCTGGGTGACGTTCTTCAGAGGAGACCTGCTTCTCTCCCACAGAAGAGCCTGTCCTGTAGCACGGATGGGCACAAGTGCAACTGCAGATCATGCATCAGTATGCTG GTGGACAGTTCAGAGAGCCGAGCAGTGAGGGAGCTTCAGTCCATTGGCATCCAGGTCGAGGAGAACAGGAG GCCCATGTGGTTCCATTGCTCCACCAGCTTGATGGATCAGGAGGAGATTGGCTTCTCCCAAAGAAGTGTGACTCCTGGCTGGGGTAACTCCCCCCAGCAGACTTGTTTGGATCGCCTTCATTGGCGTGAGCCCAACTGTCACCAGACCTCCAACACTGGGCTGAGAAGCAGTTCTGATACGGGTTTGGATCCTGGTTTGGGATTGGGCCGAAGCTCTCGCCAAAATGATGCTGAGTTCTACATGCGTCTGCTCTGTGTGGAGGTGGAGAGGATGCAGGGCTGGTGCCAGGGCATGCAGAAGGAGACTGAGGACACCCAGCTGCCCGAAGAAG CACTTTACCGGATACGTAATGCAGTGGAAAATGCCCAGCAGTTTATGTCTCAGAAAGTCCAGCACTTTTTCCAGCTCTGTCAGAAAAACCTG GTAAGCGCTGAGGCCCTGGCTGAGCtgtgggagctgctgcagctgggTCTGGAGGAGGTACGTCTCACATTCTTGGACCTGCAGACGCTTCGGGACTCGGGCTGGAGGCAGCTTTCTGCCCAG GACGTTCCTCCACCCTTACCAAAGAAGCCAGCTGGAGGCATGGGGGTGGCCCAGGCACAGTCCCTGTCTGTGAGACGGGAGAGATCTCTCGAtggccagcagcaccctgaagcCCACGGGAAGCCATCTCCAACTCGGCAGACTTCCTCCCTGCGCCAGGACTCTGCCACCGAGAGTGCTGATGATGTCGAGCGCTTCATCACAGAGGGACAGACCCGCTTCTGA